One window of the Candidatus Saccharibacteria bacterium genome contains the following:
- a CDS encoding IS982 family transposase, whose translation MELVALFYLIDEFCKEFEPAWRKQRMTLGLAYRNKPCRMSLSEILTIIVHFHQSNHKTFKYYYLDYVCAHLRSDFPNLVSYGRFVELMGEVTTPMVTMLVSLLSTPSTANYIDSTKLVVCHNRRIRRNKVFKGLAARGKSSMGWFYGFKLHLIVNEHGEIISFFITPGNVPDNNIETVIKLARKMQGNLFGDRGYISKDLFAALWGQGTRLITGIRRNMKNRLLPLMDKLMLRGRSIIETINDQLKNQEQIEHIRHRSPVNFGVNLFSGLIAYQLQPKKPSLHFSNTEQQLLTEPLLLPA comes from the coding sequence ATGGAACTGGTAGCTTTATTCTACCTCATCGATGAATTCTGCAAGGAGTTTGAACCTGCTTGGCGAAAACAACGGATGACCTTGGGGCTCGCGTACCGTAACAAACCTTGCCGCATGAGTCTCAGCGAAATTTTGACCATCATCGTCCACTTCCATCAGAGCAATCACAAAACATTCAAGTACTACTACCTTGATTACGTCTGCGCCCATCTTCGGTCGGACTTTCCGAATCTGGTTAGTTACGGCCGGTTCGTTGAGCTCATGGGGGAAGTAACCACGCCAATGGTCACTATGCTGGTGAGCTTGCTCAGCACACCGAGCACTGCCAACTACATCGATTCTACCAAGCTAGTAGTCTGCCATAACCGGAGGATACGGAGAAACAAGGTGTTCAAAGGGCTAGCAGCTCGTGGCAAGAGCAGCATGGGCTGGTTCTATGGATTCAAGCTCCATCTCATAGTGAACGAGCACGGTGAGATCATCTCTTTCTTTATCACACCTGGTAATGTGCCGGATAACAACATTGAAACTGTCATTAAGCTCGCCCGAAAGATGCAAGGCAACCTGTTTGGTGACCGAGGCTACATTTCTAAGGATTTGTTTGCAGCGCTCTGGGGACAAGGCACGAGGCTCATAACTGGCATCAGAAGGAACATGAAGAATAGGCTTTTGCCACTCATGGACAAACTCATGCTCCGAGGCAGATCAATCATCGAGACTATCAACGACCAACTGAAGAACCAAGAACAGATTGAACACATCAGACACCGGAGTCCTGTGAACTTTGGGGTCAACCTGTTCTCTGGCCTCATTGCATACCAATTGCAGCCAAAGAAGCCGAGCCTACACTTTAGCAATACAGAACAGCAGCTCCTGACGGAGCCGTTGTTACTGCCAGCCTAG
- a CDS encoding transposase: protein MSRSKCSRELYCSFLEVTSSRYSALSLSEVAPDNAMLSHDSVSRWLASEKIQPKDLWQAAAKEVRATPGILVFDDVVIDKSRSGKMELVNWQYAGSKHDITRGIGVVNALWQVDTEHYIPMDYRIWNPPEDGKTKNDHFQDMLSSTRQRGLRPEMVVADSWYGSLKNLKAVRSHGWDWVMGLRSNRLVGKPHIQLRELDIPDTGLVTYLKGYGWIRVFRFEASNGRTDYVGTSRTDLTREQVKKYFERRWSVEVLHRELKQTCGLSRCQANLGRAQRNHIGLALLTWVRKHKRRLIDQTTLYQQDWEVIKPGIQLALAARLNG, encoded by the coding sequence ATGTCTCGTTCAAAATGTTCTCGTGAGCTGTACTGCTCATTCCTGGAGGTCACCTCCTCACGGTATTCTGCGCTCAGCTTGAGCGAAGTAGCCCCAGACAATGCCATGCTCTCTCACGACAGCGTCTCCCGTTGGCTAGCATCTGAAAAGATACAGCCCAAAGACCTGTGGCAAGCTGCCGCTAAGGAAGTTCGCGCCACTCCTGGCATTTTGGTCTTCGATGATGTCGTCATCGACAAAAGCCGAAGCGGCAAGATGGAGCTTGTGAACTGGCAGTATGCGGGAAGTAAGCATGACATCACCAGAGGGATTGGCGTTGTAAATGCGTTGTGGCAAGTAGATACAGAACACTACATTCCTATGGACTACCGCATCTGGAACCCGCCAGAAGACGGCAAGACTAAGAATGATCACTTCCAGGATATGCTGAGTAGCACAAGACAGAGAGGGCTACGCCCGGAGATGGTTGTTGCGGATAGCTGGTACGGCTCTCTAAAAAACCTTAAGGCAGTTCGCTCTCATGGCTGGGACTGGGTCATGGGGCTGAGGAGCAACCGGTTAGTCGGTAAGCCACATATCCAGCTCAGAGAGTTAGATATACCAGATACAGGCTTGGTGACATATCTGAAAGGCTATGGGTGGATCAGAGTCTTCCGGTTTGAGGCCAGTAACGGCCGCACGGATTATGTTGGTACAAGTCGTACTGACCTCACCCGCGAACAAGTCAAGAAATACTTCGAGCGCCGTTGGAGTGTCGAGGTACTGCATCGAGAGCTCAAACAAACCTGTGGCTTATCCCGCTGTCAGGCCAATCTTGGCCGAGCCCAAAGAAACCACATTGGGTTAGCTTTGCTTACCTGGGTACGAAAACATAAGAGAAGGCTAATTGACCAAACGACGCTATACCAACAAGATTGGGAGGTCATAAAACCAGGCATCCAGCTTGCGCTGGCTGCCCGGTTGAATGGGTGA
- a CDS encoding transposase family protein, giving the protein MDIVSKIRYLAVKDGLSNSNSIAFVREALAFYESIGITVECVQTDNHSTFTNLSTGGNKKRDHELRRIHPFTQYLLDRGIEHKLSRPGTPQHNGFVERSHRTDEEEFYHVTKTTELDVVAFNEAMKLWQNEYNRVRRHSSCNNLPPMEHYEAVWKGTVTHV; this is encoded by the coding sequence ATAGACATTGTCAGCAAGATCCGGTACCTGGCGGTCAAGGATGGCTTGTCGAATAGCAACTCAATCGCCTTTGTGCGTGAAGCCCTGGCGTTCTACGAATCGATTGGTATTACGGTGGAATGTGTCCAGACAGATAACCACTCCACGTTCACCAATTTGTCTACTGGCGGTAACAAAAAGCGTGACCATGAGCTCAGACGTATCCACCCGTTCACGCAGTACCTGCTCGACCGGGGCATCGAGCACAAGCTATCCCGACCGGGTACACCCCAACATAATGGTTTTGTCGAGCGGAGCCATCGGACAGACGAAGAAGAGTTTTACCACGTCACCAAAACGACCGAGCTTGATGTCGTCGCGTTCAACGAAGCAATGAAACTATGGCAGAACGAATACAATCGCGTGAGACGGCATAGCAGCTGCAATAACCTGCCGCCAATGGAGCACTATGAAGCGGTATGGAAAGGAACAGTAACTCATGTCTAA
- the prfB gene encoding peptide chain release factor 2 produces the protein MEESLRSAKALQDAVHSALMRIGFDVMKNRYATLTGIINEPSFWNEPEAAQKTVKEQATLEKRIMPWEKLRQSIDEAIELLETGDETIEIEMTSQVKQAENDFAELKEELKFSGPYDEHDVIISLHAGAGGSDAQDWAGMLLRMYVRWAEQQNYSVSMLEEAPADEGGIKSATLEITGVFAYGKLKSEHGVHRLVRLSPFNAESRETSFAKVEVMPKIDTPEAVELDEKDLKIDVYRSGGHGGQSVNTTDSAVRVTHVPTGIVVAIQNERSQLQNRETAMTILRSRLAALQLEQHAEKVSELKGPNEQAAWGNQIRSYVLHPYKQVKDLRSGYTSTDPDDVLAGNLTPFISAYLDNILGS, from the coding sequence ATGGAAGAATCCCTTCGTTCGGCGAAAGCACTGCAAGATGCCGTACACAGCGCACTTATGCGAATTGGCTTTGATGTCATGAAAAATCGCTATGCAACGCTCACGGGTATAATAAACGAGCCAAGTTTTTGGAATGAGCCTGAGGCTGCGCAGAAGACAGTAAAAGAGCAGGCGACACTGGAAAAACGGATAATGCCGTGGGAAAAACTGCGGCAAAGTATTGACGAGGCTATTGAGCTACTAGAAACCGGGGATGAAACAATAGAGATAGAGATGACTTCCCAGGTGAAACAGGCCGAAAATGACTTTGCTGAGCTAAAAGAAGAGCTAAAATTTTCTGGTCCATACGACGAGCACGACGTCATTATAAGCCTCCATGCTGGTGCGGGTGGTAGCGATGCGCAGGACTGGGCGGGTATGTTACTGCGCATGTACGTGCGCTGGGCTGAACAACAAAATTACTCAGTTTCTATGCTCGAAGAAGCGCCTGCAGACGAAGGTGGAATAAAGAGCGCAACGCTCGAAATAACAGGGGTGTTTGCCTACGGAAAGCTCAAAAGCGAACATGGTGTTCACCGTCTTGTACGGTTGAGTCCTTTTAACGCCGAGAGTCGCGAAACCAGCTTTGCCAAGGTAGAAGTGATGCCCAAAATTGATACGCCCGAGGCGGTTGAGCTAGACGAAAAAGACCTGAAAATAGATGTCTACCGTAGCGGTGGTCACGGCGGCCAAAGTGTCAACACTACCGACTCGGCCGTACGAGTCACGCACGTGCCAACAGGAATCGTGGTTGCTATACAAAACGAACGCTCACAGCTACAAAACCGAGAAACTGCTATGACGATTCTTCGTTCACGGCTCGCTGCGCTCCAGCTAGAGCAGCATGCTGAAAAGGTGAGTGAGCTAAAAGGCCCAAATGAGCAAGCTGCATGGGGTAACCAAATCCGCAGCTACGTGCTGCATCCGTACAAACAGGTCAAAGACCTCCGCAGCGGATACACCAGCACCGACCCAGACGATGTGCTTGCGGGCAACCTAACCCCCTTCATTTCCGCCTACCTTGATAATATCCTAGGAAGCTAA